The segment GACTGGCGTCTGGCCGAGCTCAAGCATCGTCTGGTCCATTCCGGCGGATCATGATGGCCACGCCCGGATTGCTGGCCCTGTTCACCGAAGGCGACCGGGCCCGAGGCTTCGGCCATGTCAGCCGGTGCAGCGCCTATGCCCAGGCCTGGCTCGGTCGTGGCGGCCGGGTCTGCTGGATCCTTGACGGCGATGATGAGGCCGCCGCCATGGTCGGCGCGGGCCATGGGATCATCCGGCGGCGCTGGCAGGAGGATGGGGGGGCCACGCTCGATGTCCGGCCCGCTCTCGCTCTGGTCGACAGCTACACCGCGTCGGACGAGGCCCTGCAGACGCTGGCGGCCGCCGCCGACGTCATGGTCTTCATCGACGATCTCGGGCGCGCCTATCCGCCGGGGGTCGTCGTTCATCCTGCGCCGGACCGTATCCCGCCCGCGACCCGGCAGGGCACGCAGGTGTTGAGCGGTCCGTCCTGGCAGCCCCTGCGGCCGCCGTTCTGGGATCTGCCGGCGCGCGCAGGCGTGCGGCCGGAGATCGAACGGATCCTGGTCGTGTTCGGCGGCGGCGACCTGCGTGGGATGGGCCTGGCCATGGCCCGACTGGCCCTTGAAGTCTTTCCATCGGCGGGCGTCGACCTGGTGCTGGGGGCGGGCCAGCCCAGACCCGACCCGATGCCGGGGGTGTCCGTCCATCAGGCGATCGACGCCGCCGCCATGGCGACCCTGATGCGGAAGGCCGACGTCGCGATCAGCGGGGCGGGACAGACTGTGTTCGAGCTCGCCCGCTGCGGAACGCCGGCCATTCTGGTCGGGATCGCAGACAACCAGCTGGCCAACCTGGACCACTGGCCGACGCTGTGCGGCTATATCGATGCGGGCTGGTGGGATGCGGCGGATCTCCACGGCCGGGTGACCGCCGCCCTCATGCATCTGGCGGATCCCCGACGGCGGCAGGACGTCAGTCTGAAGGCTGCGGAAGTCGTGGACGGCCAGGGGGTTCGCCGGCTGTTCGACCATCTCGATCGGCGCGCCATCCAGGAGGGCTTGTAATGCTGTACGCCGACTGTCGTCTGCGGCCGATGGCCGAGGAAGACCGCGCTCGCGTACTGTCGTGGCGCAATCAGGACCGCATCCGCGTCAACATGTACAACAGCCACGTCATCGCGCCGGACGAGCACGATCGGTGGTTCGACCGCGCCATGAAGGATGCATCGGCGGTCTATCGCATCTTCGAGCATTGTGATCGGCCGCTCGGGTTCGTGTCGTTCACCGGGCTCGACCGGATCCACGGCCGCGGCAGCTGGGCCTTCTACCTGGGAGAGGCGGATGCGCCGCGCGGATCGGGCGCGGCGATGGAGCTGTTGGCGCTGGACGAGGCGTTCGGGCCGATCGGGATCCGCAAGCTGTGTTGCGAGGTCTTCGCCTTCAACGCCGGCGTCGTCCGGCTGCATGCGCGGTTCGGCTTTGTCCAGGAGGGGCTGTTCGAGAAGCACCATCTGAAGGACGGCGAGTTCCAGGATATCGTCTGTCTGGCGCGGTTCGCCGACGGCTGGGCGACGGACCGGGCGGCCCTGATGACCAGCGTATTCGAGGAGGAAGCGGCATGAGTTTCACCTTTCCGGACCACGTGTTCATGGTGGCGGAACTGTCGGCCAATCATGGCGGGTCGCTGGACATCTGCCTGGAGACCGTCCGGGCGGCGGCGGCGGCCGGAGCCGATGCGATCAAGCTCCAGACCTATACCGCCGACGGGATCACTCTGGATTGCCGAACGCCGCCCTTCCAGATTCAGGACGGCACGCTGTGGGACGGTACGACCCTGCACGCCCTCTATCTGGAGGCGCAGACGCCCTGGGAGTGGCATGCGCCGATCCAGGCGGAGGCCCATCGCCTGGGTCTGGCGTTCTTCTCCTCTCCCTTCGATCTGGCCGCCGTCGATTTTCTGGACGCGATGGATGTGCCGATCTTCAAGATCGCCTCGTTCGAGATCGCGGACATTCCGTTGATCGAACATGCGGCTTCGAAGGGACGCGCCATGATCATCTCCACTGGCATCGCCAGCCTGGGGGAGATCGAGGAGGCGATCGCGGCCTGTCACCGCCAGGGAAACCACGACATCACCCTGTTGAAATGCACGTCGGCCTATCCGGCGCTTCCGTCAGACGCCAATCTGGCGACGATCCCGGTCTGGGCGCGAACCTTCGGCCTGAGGATCGGCCTGTCGGATCACACGACCGACGACGCGGTCGCCATCGCCGCCGTGGCGCTCGGCGCGCGCGTGATCGAGAAACATTTCATTCTGGATCGGGCGATCGGCGGGCCGGACGCCAGCTTCTCGTTGACGCCCGACGCGTTCGCCGCCCTGGTCAAGGGCGTCAGGGTGGCCGAACAGGCGATCGGTGAGGTCCAGGGCGGGCCCTCGGGCCAGGCCCTGATCAACCGTCGCTTCGGCCGTTCGCTGTTCGTCGCCGAAGACATGAAGGCGGGCGAGGTGCTGACGCCCGACACGCTGCGCTCGGTTCGCCCCGGGGACGGACTTCACCCCCGGCACTATCGAGACCTGCTGGGGCGAAGGCTCCGGGTTGATGCCGTGAAGGGCACCCCCATGGCCTGGTCGCTGCTGGACTGATCTGCGGATCAGGTCCTGGCCTGGGCGTTGAACGCGCGGGTTTCCTCGACGGTCAGGAAATGGGGATTGGTGCCGGAATGGTATTCGAACCCCTGTTCGACGCGCGTGCCCGACTCTCCCAGGGCGTTGTGCGCGAAGTCCAAATCGCCGTTGTGGAACCGGATCGTCGGCGCGATCACATAGTGATCGGTGAAATCATAGGTCAGATGAGAGTCGTCGGCCGGGCACATGATTTCATGCAGCTTCTCGCCCGGTCTGATTCCCACGACGTGGGTCGCCATTCCGGGCGCGATGGCGTCTGCCAGATCGACGATCCGGACGGACGGGATCTTGGGGATGAAGATCTCACCGCCGTGCATGCGCTGGAAATTGGTCAGGACGAAGTTGACCCCCTGTTCCAGAGAAATCCAGAAGCGCGTCATGCGGGGGTCGGTGATGGGCAGCGAGGATGCGCCTTCGTCGATCAGCTTCTGGAAGAAGGGCAGAACCGATCCGCGCGACCCCACGACATTTCCGTAACGGACGACGGCGAACCGGGTGCGATGGCTGCCCGCCATATTGTTGGCGGCGACGAACAGCTTGTCCGACGCCAGTTTGGTGGCACCGTAGAGGTTGATCGGGTTCGCCGCCTTGTCCGTCGACAGGGCGATGACCCTTTCCACATCATTGGCCAGGGCCGCCGCGATGACGTTCTCGGCCCCATTGATGTTGGTGCGAATGCATTCGGTCGGATTGTACTCTGCGGCGATGACCTGCTTCATGGCCGCGGCGTGGATGATGAAATCGACCCCCCGCGTCGCCTGGATGAGCCGGTCCCGATCGCGCACGTCACCGAGGAAAAAACGCATGCATGGGTCGGTGAAGTCGTG is part of the Brevundimonas sp. AJA228-03 genome and harbors:
- the pseH gene encoding UDP-4-amino-4,6-dideoxy-N-acetyl-beta-L-altrosamine N-acetyltransferase → MLYADCRLRPMAEEDRARVLSWRNQDRIRVNMYNSHVIAPDEHDRWFDRAMKDASAVYRIFEHCDRPLGFVSFTGLDRIHGRGSWAFYLGEADAPRGSGAAMELLALDEAFGPIGIRKLCCEVFAFNAGVVRLHARFGFVQEGLFEKHHLKDGEFQDIVCLARFADGWATDRAALMTSVFEEEAA
- a CDS encoding PseG/SpsG family protein, which gives rise to MMATPGLLALFTEGDRARGFGHVSRCSAYAQAWLGRGGRVCWILDGDDEAAAMVGAGHGIIRRRWQEDGGATLDVRPALALVDSYTASDEALQTLAAAADVMVFIDDLGRAYPPGVVVHPAPDRIPPATRQGTQVLSGPSWQPLRPPFWDLPARAGVRPEIERILVVFGGGDLRGMGLAMARLALEVFPSAGVDLVLGAGQPRPDPMPGVSVHQAIDAAAMATLMRKADVAISGAGQTVFELARCGTPAILVGIADNQLANLDHWPTLCGYIDAGWWDAADLHGRVTAALMHLADPRRRQDVSLKAAEVVDGQGVRRLFDHLDRRAIQEGL
- the pseI gene encoding pseudaminic acid synthase, with amino-acid sequence MSFTFPDHVFMVAELSANHGGSLDICLETVRAAAAAGADAIKLQTYTADGITLDCRTPPFQIQDGTLWDGTTLHALYLEAQTPWEWHAPIQAEAHRLGLAFFSSPFDLAAVDFLDAMDVPIFKIASFEIADIPLIEHAASKGRAMIISTGIASLGEIEEAIAACHRQGNHDITLLKCTSAYPALPSDANLATIPVWARTFGLRIGLSDHTTDDAVAIAAVALGARVIEKHFILDRAIGGPDASFSLTPDAFAALVKGVRVAEQAIGEVQGGPSGQALINRRFGRSLFVAEDMKAGEVLTPDTLRSVRPGDGLHPRHYRDLLGRRLRVDAVKGTPMAWSLLD
- the pseB gene encoding UDP-N-acetylglucosamine 4,6-dehydratase (inverting) encodes the protein MFDDKSILITGGSGSFGRMYIRMILERFKPRRLIVYSRDELKQFEMQHDFTDPCMRFFLGDVRDRDRLIQATRGVDFIIHAAAMKQVIAAEYNPTECIRTNINGAENVIAAALANDVERVIALSTDKAANPINLYGATKLASDKLFVAANNMAGSHRTRFAVVRYGNVVGSRGSVLPFFQKLIDEGASSLPITDPRMTRFWISLEQGVNFVLTNFQRMHGGEIFIPKIPSVRIVDLADAIAPGMATHVVGIRPGEKLHEIMCPADDSHLTYDFTDHYVIAPTIRFHNGDLDFAHNALGESGTRVEQGFEYHSGTNPHFLTVEETRAFNAQART